In Streptomyces sp. NBC_00704, a genomic segment contains:
- a CDS encoding heavy metal translocating P-type ATPase: MTSTATPSPTAQPPGPTAEVELIVGGMTCASCAARVEKKLNRMDGVTATVNYATEKAKVSYPAGIEVADLIATVVRTGYTAEQPAPEPVRRTPADETRGADATGGPAGTDGEAATGDTEPAGLRHRVLVSALLAAPVVLLAMIPSLQFDNWQWLSLTLAAPVVVWGGGPLHRAAWTNLRHGAATMDTLVSVGTLAALGWSLWALFLGDAGMPGMRHPFELTVSRTDGASTIYLEVAAGVTVFILLGRYLEARSKRHAGAALRALMELGARDVAVLRGGTEERIPVDLLAVGDRFVVRPGEKIATDGTVVEGVSAVDASMLTGESVPVDVGPGDTVTGATVNAGGRLVVEASRIGADTRLARMARLVEEAQNGKAEVQRLADRISGIFVPVVLLIAVAVFGGWLLATGDTVAAFTSAVAVLIIACPCALGLATPTALLVGTGRGAQLGILIKGPEVLESTRRVDTVVLDKTGTVTTGRMTLHDVWAADGVDERELLRLAGALEHASEHPVARAVAAGAGERVGALPAVERFENVPGRGVRGRVEGREVAVGRLFESVPPPVARAAADAERDGRTAVVIGWDGAARGVLAVADAVKETSAEAVRELRALGLTPVLLTGDNQVVAEAVGRAVGIDRVIAGVLPEDKVDVVRRLQDEGRVVAMVGDGVNDAAALAVADLGLAMGTGTDAAIEASDLTLVRGDLRVAADAIRLSRRTLATIKGNLVWAFGYNVAALPLAAAGLLNPMIAGAAMAFSSVFVVTNSLRLRTFT, encoded by the coding sequence ATGACCAGCACCGCCACCCCATCGCCCACAGCGCAGCCGCCCGGCCCGACCGCCGAGGTGGAGCTGATCGTCGGCGGGATGACCTGCGCCTCCTGCGCGGCCCGCGTGGAGAAGAAGCTCAACCGCATGGACGGCGTCACCGCGACGGTCAACTACGCCACGGAGAAGGCGAAGGTCAGCTACCCGGCCGGCATCGAGGTCGCCGACCTCATCGCGACCGTGGTCAGGACCGGGTACACCGCCGAACAACCCGCGCCCGAACCGGTCCGCCGCACCCCGGCCGACGAGACACGCGGGGCGGACGCGACGGGCGGGCCGGCCGGGACGGACGGGGAGGCCGCGACCGGGGACACCGAGCCGGCGGGACTGCGCCACCGGGTCCTCGTCTCCGCGCTGCTCGCCGCGCCGGTCGTCCTGCTCGCCATGATCCCGTCCCTTCAGTTCGACAACTGGCAGTGGCTGTCGCTGACGCTCGCCGCGCCCGTGGTCGTGTGGGGCGGCGGGCCGCTGCACCGGGCCGCCTGGACGAACCTGCGGCACGGCGCGGCCACCATGGACACCCTCGTCTCCGTCGGCACGCTGGCCGCCCTCGGCTGGTCGCTGTGGGCGCTGTTCCTCGGCGACGCGGGCATGCCCGGCATGCGGCACCCCTTCGAACTCACCGTCTCGCGCACCGACGGAGCCTCCACCATCTATCTGGAGGTCGCCGCCGGCGTCACCGTCTTCATCCTGCTCGGTCGCTACCTGGAGGCCCGCTCCAAGCGACACGCGGGGGCGGCGCTGCGGGCGCTGATGGAGCTGGGCGCCAGGGACGTGGCCGTGCTGCGCGGGGGCACTGAGGAGCGGATCCCGGTCGACCTGCTGGCCGTCGGCGACCGGTTCGTCGTCCGCCCCGGCGAGAAGATCGCCACCGACGGGACGGTCGTGGAGGGCGTGTCCGCCGTGGACGCCTCGATGCTGACCGGCGAGTCCGTGCCGGTGGACGTCGGGCCCGGCGACACCGTCACCGGCGCGACCGTGAACGCCGGCGGCCGGCTGGTCGTCGAGGCCTCCCGGATCGGCGCGGACACCCGGCTCGCCCGTATGGCGCGCCTCGTCGAGGAGGCGCAGAACGGCAAGGCCGAGGTGCAGCGGCTCGCCGACCGGATATCCGGGATCTTCGTGCCGGTGGTGCTGCTGATCGCCGTCGCCGTCTTCGGCGGCTGGCTCCTCGCGACGGGCGACACCGTCGCCGCGTTCACGTCGGCCGTCGCCGTCCTGATCATCGCCTGCCCGTGCGCGCTCGGCCTCGCCACGCCCACCGCGCTGCTGGTGGGCACCGGACGCGGCGCGCAGCTCGGCATCCTCATCAAGGGCCCGGAGGTCCTGGAGTCCACCCGCCGCGTCGACACGGTCGTCCTGGACAAGACCGGGACCGTCACCACCGGCCGGATGACCCTCCACGACGTGTGGGCGGCCGACGGCGTCGACGAGCGGGAGCTGCTGCGGCTGGCGGGCGCCCTGGAGCACGCGTCCGAGCATCCGGTCGCCCGGGCGGTGGCGGCGGGCGCCGGGGAACGCGTCGGCGCGCTGCCCGCGGTCGAACGGTTCGAGAACGTGCCCGGACGCGGGGTGCGCGGGCGCGTGGAGGGCCGCGAGGTGGCCGTGGGCCGCCTCTTCGAGTCCGTCCCGCCACCGGTGGCACGGGCCGCGGCGGACGCCGAGCGGGACGGCCGCACGGCGGTCGTCATCGGCTGGGACGGCGCGGCGCGCGGCGTGCTCGCCGTCGCGGACGCGGTCAAGGAGACCAGCGCCGAGGCGGTCCGCGAACTGCGCGCCCTGGGGCTCACGCCGGTGCTGCTGACCGGGGACAACCAGGTGGTCGCCGAGGCGGTGGGCCGGGCCGTGGGGATCGACCGGGTGATCGCCGGGGTGCTCCCGGAGGACAAGGTCGACGTCGTCCGGCGGCTTCAGGACGAGGGGCGGGTCGTCGCCATGGTCGGGGACGGGGTCAACGACGCGGCCGCGCTGGCCGTCGCCGACCTCGGCCTCGCCATGGGCACGGGCACGGACGCGGCGATCGAGGCGAGCGACCTGACGCTGGTGCGCGGGGACCTGCGGGTGGCCGCGGACGCGATCCGGCTGTCGCGGCGGACCCTCGCCACGATCAAGGGCAACCTCGTGTGGGCCTTCGGCTACAACGTGGCCGCGCTGCCGCTGGCCGCGGCCGGACTGCTGAACCCGATGATCGCGGGGGCGGCGATGGCGTTCTCGTCGGTCTTCGTCGTGACGAACAGTCTGCGGCTGCGCACGTTCACGTGA
- a CDS encoding citrate synthase has translation MSEHTNNAVVLRYGDGEYTYPVIDSTVGDKGFDIGKLRAQTGLVTLDSGYGNTAAYKSAITYLDGEQGILRYRGYPIEQLAERSTFLEVAYLLINGELPTVDELTVFQNDITQHTLLHEDVKNFYKGFPRDAHPMAMLSSVVSALSTFYQDSHNPFDEKQRNLSTIRLLAKLPTIAAYAYKKSIGHPFVYPRNDLGYVENFLRMTFSVPAQEYDLDPVVVSALDKLLILHADHEQNCSTSTVRLVGSSQANMFASISAGINALWGPLHGGANQSVLEMLEGIQAGGGDVDSFIRKVKNKEDGVRLMGFGHRVYKSFDPRAKIIKAAAHDVLSALGKSDELLDIALKLEEHALSDDYFVSRNLYPNVDFYTGLIYRAMGFPTEMFTVLFALGRLPGWIAQWHEMIKEPGSRIGRPRQIYTGVVERDFVPVEQR, from the coding sequence GTGAGCGAGCACACCAACAATGCTGTAGTACTGCGGTACGGCGACGGCGAGTACACCTACCCGGTGATCGACAGCACCGTCGGCGACAAGGGCTTCGACATCGGGAAGCTCCGCGCCCAGACCGGTCTGGTGACCCTGGACAGCGGCTACGGCAACACCGCCGCCTATAAATCCGCCATCACGTACCTCGACGGCGAGCAGGGCATCCTCCGGTACCGCGGCTACCCGATCGAGCAGCTGGCCGAGCGGTCGACCTTCCTCGAGGTCGCCTACCTCCTGATCAACGGCGAGCTGCCGACCGTCGACGAGCTCACCGTCTTCCAGAACGACATCACGCAGCACACCCTGCTGCACGAGGACGTCAAGAACTTCTACAAGGGCTTCCCGCGCGACGCCCACCCGATGGCCATGCTGTCGTCCGTGGTGTCCGCGCTGTCCACGTTCTACCAGGACAGCCACAACCCCTTCGACGAGAAGCAGCGCAACCTCTCCACGATCCGGCTGCTCGCCAAGCTTCCGACGATCGCGGCGTACGCGTACAAGAAGTCGATCGGCCACCCGTTCGTCTACCCGCGCAACGACCTCGGCTACGTCGAGAACTTCCTGCGCATGACGTTCTCGGTGCCGGCGCAGGAGTACGACCTCGACCCGGTCGTCGTCTCCGCCCTCGACAAGCTGCTGATCCTGCACGCCGACCACGAGCAGAACTGCTCGACGTCGACGGTCCGCCTGGTCGGCTCGTCCCAGGCGAACATGTTCGCGTCGATCTCGGCCGGCATCAACGCGCTGTGGGGCCCGCTGCACGGCGGCGCCAACCAGTCCGTGCTGGAGATGCTCGAGGGCATCCAGGCGGGCGGCGGCGACGTCGACTCCTTCATCCGCAAGGTGAAGAACAAGGAGGACGGCGTCCGCCTGATGGGCTTCGGCCACCGGGTGTACAAGTCCTTCGACCCGCGCGCCAAGATCATCAAGGCCGCGGCGCACGACGTCCTCTCGGCCCTCGGCAAGTCCGACGAGCTGCTGGACATCGCGCTGAAGCTGGAGGAGCACGCGCTCTCCGACGACTACTTCGTCTCGCGCAACCTCTACCCGAACGTCGACTTCTACACCGGCCTGATCTACCGGGCCATGGGCTTCCCGACCGAGATGTTCACGGTCCTGTTCGCCCTGGGCCGCCTGCCGGGCTGGATCGCCCAGTGGCACGAGATGATCAAGGAGCCCGGGTCGCGGATCGGCCGCCCGCGGCAGATCTACACCGGTGTGGTGGAGCGGGACTTCGTTCCGGTCGAGCAGCGCTGA
- the recD2 gene encoding SF1B family DNA helicase RecD2, whose amino-acid sequence MSQQTGAAQGAEERRLATLEGVLERITYANEDNGYTVARVDTGRGGGDLLTVVGALLGAQVGESLRMEGRWGSHPQYGKQFTVENYTTVLPATVQGIRRYLGSGLVKGIGPVFADRITRHFGTDTLKIIEEEPKRLVEVPGLGPKRTKKIADAWEEQKAIKEVMLFLQTVEVSTSIAVRIYKKYGDASISVVKNQPYRLASDVWGIGFLTADRIAQSVGIPHDSPERVKAGLQYALSQATDQGHCYLPEERLIADAVKLLQVDTGLVIECLAELAEPPEEGGEPGVVREKVPAAEGGEPVTAVYLVPFHRAELSLSAQLLRLLRTDEDRMPAFRDVAWDKALAWLRSRTKADLAPEQEAAVRLALTEKVAVLTGGPGCGKSFTVRSIVELARARKAKVVLAAPTGRAAKRLAELTGAEASTVHRLLELKPGGDAAYDRDRPLDADLVVVDEASMLDLLLANKLVKAVPPGAHLLFVGDVDQLPSVGAGEVLRDLLADGGPVPAVRLTRVFRQAQQSGVVTNAHRINAGQHPLTDGVKDFFLFVEDDTEEAGRLTVDVAARRIPAKFGLDPRRDVQVLAPMHRGPAGAGALNGLLQQAVTPGRPDLPEKRFGGRVFRVGDKVTQIRNNYDKGQNGVFNGTVGVVTSLDPVDQRLTVLTDEDEEVPYDFDELDELAHAYAVTIHRSQGSEYPAVVIPVTTGAWMMLQRNLLYTAVTRAKKLVVLVGSRKAIGQAVRTVSAGRRCTALDFRLAGR is encoded by the coding sequence ATGTCCCAACAGACGGGGGCCGCCCAGGGGGCGGAGGAGCGGCGGCTCGCCACGCTGGAAGGCGTGCTGGAACGCATCACGTACGCCAACGAGGACAACGGCTACACGGTCGCCCGGGTCGACACGGGCAGAGGCGGCGGCGACCTCCTCACGGTCGTCGGCGCCCTGCTCGGCGCCCAGGTCGGCGAGTCCCTGCGCATGGAGGGCCGCTGGGGCTCCCACCCCCAGTACGGCAAGCAGTTCACCGTCGAGAACTACACCACCGTGCTGCCCGCCACCGTCCAGGGCATCCGCCGCTATCTGGGCTCCGGCCTGGTCAAGGGAATCGGCCCGGTCTTCGCCGACCGCATCACCCGGCACTTCGGCACGGACACCCTGAAGATCATCGAGGAGGAGCCGAAACGGCTCGTCGAGGTCCCCGGCCTCGGCCCGAAACGCACCAAGAAGATCGCCGACGCCTGGGAGGAACAGAAGGCGATCAAGGAGGTCATGCTCTTCCTCCAGACCGTCGAGGTGTCCACGTCCATCGCGGTGCGCATCTACAAGAAGTACGGCGACGCGTCGATCTCCGTCGTGAAGAACCAGCCCTACCGGCTGGCCTCCGACGTCTGGGGCATCGGCTTCCTCACCGCGGACCGGATCGCCCAGTCGGTCGGCATCCCGCACGACAGCCCGGAACGCGTCAAGGCCGGCCTGCAGTACGCCCTGTCCCAGGCCACCGACCAGGGCCACTGCTACCTCCCCGAGGAGCGCCTGATCGCCGACGCGGTCAAGCTCCTCCAGGTCGACACCGGCCTGGTCATCGAGTGCCTCGCGGAGCTCGCCGAGCCGCCGGAGGAGGGCGGGGAGCCGGGGGTCGTCCGCGAGAAGGTCCCGGCGGCCGAGGGCGGCGAACCCGTCACGGCCGTCTACCTGGTCCCCTTCCACCGCGCCGAACTCTCCCTGTCCGCCCAGCTGTTGCGGCTGCTGCGCACCGACGAGGACCGGATGCCGGCCTTCCGCGACGTGGCCTGGGACAAGGCGCTGGCGTGGCTGAGGAGCCGCACGAAGGCCGACCTCGCGCCCGAGCAGGAGGCGGCCGTGCGGCTCGCGCTCACCGAGAAGGTCGCCGTCCTCACCGGCGGTCCCGGCTGCGGCAAGTCGTTCACGGTCCGCTCGATCGTGGAGCTGGCCCGCGCGCGGAAGGCGAAGGTGGTGCTCGCCGCGCCCACCGGCCGCGCCGCCAAGCGGCTGGCCGAACTGACCGGCGCCGAGGCCTCCACCGTCCACCGTCTGCTGGAGCTCAAGCCCGGCGGTGACGCGGCCTACGACCGCGACCGCCCGCTGGACGCCGACCTGGTGGTGGTCGACGAGGCGTCCATGCTGGACCTGCTCCTCGCCAACAAGCTCGTCAAGGCCGTCCCGCCCGGCGCCCACCTGCTCTTCGTCGGCGACGTCGACCAACTCCCCAGCGTCGGCGCGGGCGAGGTGCTGCGCGACCTCCTCGCCGACGGCGGCCCGGTGCCGGCCGTGCGCCTCACGCGCGTGTTCCGCCAGGCCCAGCAGTCCGGCGTGGTGACCAACGCGCACCGGATCAACGCCGGTCAGCACCCGCTCACCGACGGCGTGAAGGACTTCTTCCTCTTCGTCGAGGACGACACCGAGGAGGCCGGCCGGCTCACGGTGGACGTGGCCGCGCGCCGCATCCCGGCGAAGTTCGGCCTGGACCCGCGCCGGGACGTGCAGGTCCTGGCGCCCATGCACCGCGGCCCGGCCGGCGCGGGCGCCCTCAACGGACTGCTCCAGCAGGCCGTCACACCGGGCCGCCCCGACCTGCCGGAGAAGCGGTTCGGCGGGCGGGTGTTCCGCGTCGGCGACAAGGTCACCCAGATCCGCAACAACTACGACAAGGGGCAGAACGGCGTCTTCAACGGCACCGTGGGCGTCGTCACCTCCCTCGACCCGGTCGACCAGCGTCTGACGGTCCTGACCGACGAGGACGAGGAGGTGCCCTACGACTTCGACGAACTGGACGAGCTGGCCCACGCGTACGCGGTGACCATCCACCGCTCCCAGGGGAGCGAATACCCCGCCGTGGTGATCCCCGTCACCACCGGGGCATGGATGATGCTGCAACGGAATCTTCTGTATACGGCCGTCACCCGCGCGAAAAAGCTCGTCGTCCTCGTCGGCTCCCGCAAGGCGATCGGCCAGGCGGTGCGCACGGTGTCGGCGGGCCGCCGCTGTACGGCCCTGGACTTCCGGCTGGCGGGCCGCTGA
- a CDS encoding LacI family DNA-binding transcriptional regulator — MASIKDVAAEAGVSVATVSRVLNDHPSVSDDARTRVLAAVEALGYRPNAVARSLRTDQTRTLGLVISDVMNPFFTELARSVEEEARALGYSVIIGNADERPDLQDHHVTTLLDRRIDGLLVSPTDGGSPRMLDAARAGTPMVFVDRWIPGLDVPVVRSDGRAAVRDLVAHLHGLGHRRLAIIAGPAATTTGSERVEAFRAALAEYGLPLPDAYTGQGDFQAESGRRVTESFLDLPEPPEVVFAADNLMALGALDAVRARGLRVPQDLALAAFDDIPWFVHTDPPVTAIAQPTGELGRAAVRALVDRIEGRPPQSVTFAARLVVRRSCGESPATNRSQT; from the coding sequence ATGGCGAGCATCAAGGACGTCGCTGCCGAGGCGGGCGTCTCCGTCGCCACGGTGTCACGCGTACTGAACGACCATCCGTCGGTCAGCGACGACGCACGCACGCGCGTGCTGGCCGCGGTCGAGGCGCTGGGCTACCGCCCGAACGCCGTCGCCCGGTCGCTGCGCACCGACCAGACCCGCACCCTCGGCCTGGTCATCAGCGACGTGATGAACCCCTTCTTCACCGAGCTGGCCCGCTCCGTCGAGGAGGAGGCCCGCGCCCTCGGCTACAGCGTGATCATCGGCAACGCCGACGAGCGGCCCGACCTCCAGGACCACCACGTCACGACCCTGCTGGACCGCAGGATCGACGGCCTGCTGGTCTCCCCCACCGACGGCGGCTCCCCCCGGATGCTGGACGCCGCGCGCGCGGGCACGCCGATGGTGTTCGTCGACCGGTGGATCCCCGGCCTGGACGTGCCCGTGGTCAGATCCGACGGACGGGCCGCCGTCCGCGACCTCGTGGCGCATCTGCACGGCCTCGGCCACCGGCGGCTCGCCATCATCGCGGGTCCCGCGGCCACCACCACCGGCAGCGAGCGCGTGGAGGCCTTCCGGGCCGCCCTGGCCGAGTACGGGCTCCCCCTCCCGGACGCCTACACGGGGCAGGGCGACTTCCAGGCCGAGAGCGGCCGCCGGGTCACCGAGAGCTTCCTCGACCTGCCCGAACCGCCCGAGGTCGTGTTCGCGGCCGACAACCTGATGGCGCTCGGCGCGCTGGACGCCGTCCGCGCGCGCGGGCTGCGCGTTCCCCAGGACCTGGCGCTCGCCGCGTTCGACGACATCCCGTGGTTCGTGCACACCGATCCGCCGGTCACGGCGATCGCCCAGCCGACGGGCGAGCTGGGGCGGGCCGCCGTGCGCGCGCTCGTCGACCGCATCGAGGGCCGGCCCCCGCAGTCGGTCACCTTCGCCGCCCGCCTCGTCGTACGCCGCTCGTGCGGCGAGTCCCCCGCAACGAACAGGAGCCAGACGTGA
- a CDS encoding sugar ABC transporter ATP-binding protein, whose product MSNADELLRIEGIRKTFPGVVALDSVDFDLRRGEVHVLLGENGAGKSTLIKMLSGAYRPDAGRILAGGEEVRIHGAQDSERLGIATIYQEFNLVPDLTVAENIFLGRQPRRFGVIDRKRMEADAAVLLERVGVNVSPRARVCELGIARLQMVEIAKALSLDARVLIMDEPTAVLTSEEVERLFAIVRRLREDGVGIVFITHHLEEIAALGDRVTVIRDGRTVGQVPASTPQDELVRLMVGRSIEQQYPRERAEAGAALLSVEGLTRDGVFHDVSFEVRAGEVVGIAGLVGAGRTEVVRAVFGADPYDRGAVRVAGAPLRGHDVNATMTAGIGLVPEDRKGQGLVLDQSVEENLGLVTMRAATRGGLVDLRGQRAAAARIAKQLGVRMAGPGQHVRTLSGGNQQKVVIGKWLLADTKVLILDEPTRGIDVGAKVEIYQLVNELTAAGAAVLMISSDLPEVLGMSDRVLVMAQGRIAGELPAEQATQDAVMALAVSAPAAPRTTPTTTEVETGRDR is encoded by the coding sequence GTGAGCAACGCGGACGAGTTGCTGCGCATCGAGGGCATACGCAAGACCTTCCCCGGCGTGGTCGCGCTCGACAGCGTCGACTTCGACCTGCGGCGGGGCGAGGTGCACGTGCTGCTCGGTGAGAACGGCGCGGGCAAGAGCACCCTCATCAAGATGCTCTCCGGCGCCTACCGCCCGGACGCCGGGCGGATCCTGGCCGGCGGCGAGGAGGTGCGCATCCACGGTGCGCAGGACTCCGAGCGCCTCGGGATCGCCACCATCTACCAGGAGTTCAACCTCGTCCCCGATCTGACGGTGGCCGAGAACATCTTCCTGGGACGCCAGCCCCGCCGGTTCGGGGTGATCGACCGCAAGCGGATGGAGGCCGACGCCGCCGTCCTGCTGGAACGCGTGGGCGTGAACGTGTCGCCCCGCGCGCGGGTGTGTGAACTGGGCATCGCCCGGCTTCAGATGGTCGAGATCGCCAAGGCGCTCAGCCTGGACGCGCGCGTGCTCATCATGGACGAGCCGACCGCCGTGCTGACCTCGGAGGAGGTCGAGAGGCTCTTCGCCATCGTGCGCAGGCTGCGCGAGGACGGCGTCGGCATCGTGTTCATCACCCACCACCTGGAGGAGATCGCCGCCCTCGGCGACCGTGTCACGGTCATCCGCGACGGCCGCACCGTCGGACAGGTCCCGGCGTCCACCCCGCAGGACGAACTCGTCCGCCTCATGGTGGGCCGCTCCATCGAGCAGCAGTACCCCAGGGAGCGCGCCGAAGCGGGCGCCGCGCTGCTGTCCGTCGAGGGCCTCACCCGGGACGGCGTCTTCCACGACGTCTCCTTCGAGGTGCGCGCCGGTGAGGTCGTCGGCATCGCCGGCCTGGTCGGCGCGGGCCGTACCGAGGTCGTACGGGCCGTCTTCGGGGCCGACCCCTACGACCGGGGCGCCGTGCGGGTCGCGGGGGCGCCGCTGCGCGGGCACGACGTCAACGCGACGATGACGGCCGGGATCGGGCTGGTGCCCGAGGACCGCAAGGGCCAGGGCCTCGTGCTGGACCAGTCGGTCGAGGAGAACCTCGGGCTCGTGACCATGCGGGCCGCGACCCGCGGCGGCCTGGTCGACCTCCGGGGACAGCGCGCGGCCGCGGCCCGGATCGCGAAACAGCTCGGGGTGCGGATGGCCGGACCCGGCCAGCACGTGCGCACCCTGTCCGGCGGCAACCAGCAGAAGGTCGTCATCGGCAAGTGGCTGCTGGCCGACACGAAGGTGCTGATCCTCGACGAGCCCACGCGCGGGATCGACGTCGGCGCCAAGGTCGAGATCTACCAGCTCGTCAACGAGCTGACGGCGGCCGGCGCCGCGGTCCTGATGATCTCCAGCGACCTGCCCGAGGTGCTCGGCATGAGCGACCGGGTGCTGGTGATGGCCCAGGGCCGGATCGCCGGCGAACTGCCTGCCGAGCAGGCCACCCAGGACGCGGTGATGGCCCTCGCCGTCAGCGCGCCCGCCGCCCCCCGTACCACCCCTACGACCACGGAAGTGGAGACCGGCCGTGACCGCTGA